From a region of the Theobroma cacao cultivar B97-61/B2 chromosome 8, Criollo_cocoa_genome_V2, whole genome shotgun sequence genome:
- the LOC18592461 gene encoding uncharacterized protein LOC18592461 has product MLDPGAKLPRSHVPLSDHMGRRLSDSYDSYDSRVQKTAQNYANCRSCNSMGGRFPAETSVMEDESGISTPPLWSTSPSRSPPHRQNINYRCLSPSSKAQAIARGQRELMEMVSRMPESCYELSLKDLVEHQPVVVEPKQESFAEGRGVINEDTYMKEKEMKKKKKQNNQKPQIIRSGSIDNGGFLLKMVFPISLRSKKKKKIKNDSATNHNSKVSPKPTVSDASAKNVDKEWWKKRSGSSESESGRSTINSGSTKSSGSSSSSSSCRSISNSSSRLGRSGCLAFISSMRSKASR; this is encoded by the exons ATGCTTGATCCTGGCGCAAAACTGCCCAGATCTCATGTCCCTTTGTCGGACCACATGGGAAGGAGATTGAGTGACAGTTATGACAGTTATGATTCTAGAGTCCAGAAGACAGCTCAAAACTATGCAAATTGTAGGAGTTGCAACAGCATGGGGGGGAGGTTCCCTGCTGAAACTTCCGTGATGGAAGATGAGTCTGGGATATCCACTCCTCCTTTGTGGAGTACTAGTCCTTCCAGGAGTCCTCCGCATCGACAAAACATTAATTATCGATGCCTATCACCATCATCGAAAGCTCAAGCTATAGCTAGAGGCCAAAGGGAGCTTATGGAAATGGTTAGTAGAATGCCTGAGTCCTGTTATGAACTTTCCTTGAAAGATCTAGTGGAGCATCAGCCTGTGGTTGTTGAACCAAAACAGGAGAGTTTTGCTGAAGGGAGAGGTGTGATCAATGAAGATACATACATGAAAGAGAAggagatgaagaagaagaagaagcagaaCAATCAGAAACCGCAAATTATTAGGAGTGGGAGCATAGATAATGGAGGGTTTCTTCTGAAAATGGTGTTTCCAATTTCCTTGAGGtctaagaaaaagaagaagataaagaaTGATTCTGCTACAAATCACAATTCTAAAGTTTCTCCAAAGCCAACAGTGTCAGATGCATCTGCTAAGAATGTAGATAAGGAGTGGTGGAAGAAGAGATCGGGGTCAAGTGAGAGTGAGAGTGGTAGATCGACTATAAATAGTGGAAGCACCAAAAGCAGCGGCAGTAGCAGCAGCAGCAGTAGCTGCAGGAGCATTAGCAATAGCAGCAGCAG GCTTGGGAGGAGCGGTTGCTTGGCTTTCATCTCCTCTATGAGAAGCAAAGCATCGCGATAA